Proteins encoded together in one Balaenoptera ricei isolate mBalRic1 chromosome 2, mBalRic1.hap2, whole genome shotgun sequence window:
- the MESD gene encoding LRP chaperone MESD: MAASGWARAAVVLLCASELLLLLLLPLRAFAAEGPAETPGEATPPLRKKKKDIRDYNDADMARLLEQWEKDDDIEEGDLPEHKRPSAPIDFSRIDPGKPESILKMTKKGKTLMMFVTVSGSPTEKETEEITSLWQGSLFNANYDVQRFIVGSDRAIFMLRDGSYAWEIKDFLVSQDRCADVTLEGQVYPGKGRGSKEKNKTKQEKGKKKEGGEPKPRASKEGNRAGSKREEL, from the exons ATGGCGGCCTCCGGCTGGGCCCGTGCCGCCGTGgtccttctctgtgcctctgaaCTGCTGCTGCTTCTACTGCTGCCGCTGAGGGCCTTCGCCGCTGAGGGCCCAGCCGAGACGCCCGGCGAGGCCACCCCACCTCTccggaagaagaagaaggatatTCGCGACTACAATGATGCGGACATGGCTCGTCTTTTGGAACAGTGGGAG AAAGATGACGACATAGAAGAAGGAGATCTCCCAGAGCACAAAAGACCCTCTGCACCTATAGACTTCTCACGGATAGACCCGGGCAAGCCTGAGAGCATATTGAAGATGACAAAGAAGGGCAAGACTCTCATGATGTTTGTCACTGTATCAGGAAGCCCCACGGAGAAGGAGACGGAGGAAATCACGAGCCTCTGGCAGGGCAGTCTTTTCAACGCCAACTACGATGTCCAGAG GTTCATCGTGGGGTCAGACCGTGCCATCTTCATGCTGCGTGACGGCAGCTACGCCTGGGAGATCAAGGACTTCTTGGTCAGTCAAGACAGGTGTGCCGATGTAACTCTGGAGGGACAGGTGTACCCTGGCAAAGGAagaggaagcaaagagaaaaataaaaccaagcaaGAGAAAGGCAAAAAGAAGGAGGGGGGAGAGCCGAAACCCCGGGCTTCGAAGGAAGGCAATCGAGCTGGGAGTAAAAGAGAAGAGCTGTAG
- the TLNRD1 gene encoding talin rod domain-containing protein 1 has product MASGSAGKPTGEAASPAPASAVGGACSQPRKRLVSVCDHCKGKMQLVADLLLLSSEARPVLFEGPASSCAGAESFEQCRDTIIARTKGLSILTHDVQSQLNMGRFGEAGDSLVELGDLVVSLTECSAHAAYLAAVATPGAQPAQPGLVDRYRVTRCRHEVEQGCAVLRATPLADLTPQLLLEVSQGLSRNLKFLTDACALASDKSRDRFSREQFKLGVKCMSTSASALLACVREVKAAPSELARSRCALFSGPLVQAVSALVGFATEPQFLGRAAAVSAEGKAVQTAILGGAMSVVSACVLLTQCLRDLAQHPDGGAKMSDHRERLRNSACAVSEGCTLLSQALRERSSPRTLPPVNSNSVN; this is encoded by the coding sequence ATGGCTAGCGGCAGCGCTGGGAAGCCCACTGGCGAGGCGGCTTCTCCGGCTCCAGCGAGCGCCGTCGGCGGGGCTTGCTCGCAGCCCCGGAAGAGGCTGGTGTCTGTCTGCGACCACTGCAAGGGCAAGATGCAGCTGGTGGCCGACCTGCTGCTGCTGTCGAGCGAGGCGCGGCCTGTGCTCTTCGAGGGCCCCGCCTCCTCTTGTGCCGGTGCCGAGTCCTTCGAGCAGTGCCGGGACACCATCATCGCGCGCACCAAGGGGCTCTCCATCCTCACCCACGACGTGCAGAGCCAGCTCAACATGGGCCGCTTTGGGGAAGCGGGGGACAGCCTGGTGGAGCTGGGCGACCTGGTGGTGTCCTTGACCGAGTGCTCCGCCCACGCGGCCTATCTGGCGGCTGTGGCCACGCCGGGCGCGCAGCCCGCGCAGCCGGGCCTGGTGGACCGCTACCGCGTGACACGCTGCCGCCACGAGGTGGAGCAGGGCTGCGCAGTGCTGCGCGCCACCCCGCTGGCCGACCTGACCCCgcagctgctgctggaggtgtCGCAGGGCCTGTCGCGCAACCTCAAGTTCCTGACGGACGCTTGCGCCCTGGCCAGCGACAAGTCCCGGGACCGCTTTTCGCGCGAGCAGTTTAAGCTGGGCGTCAAGTGCATGAGCACGAGCGCGTCGGCGCTGCTGGCCTGCGTGCGCGAGGTGAAGGCGGCGCCCAGCGAGCTGGCGCGGAGCCGCTGCGCGCTCTTCAGCGGGCCGTTGGTGCAGGCGGTTAGCGCACTGGTGGGCTTCGCCACCGAGCCGCAGTTCCTGGGTCGCGCGGCGGCCGTGAGCGCCGAGGGCAAGGCGGTGCAGACCGCCATCCTCGGCGGCGCCATGAGTGTGGTGTCGGCCTGCGTGCTCCTGACCCAGTGCCTCAGGGATCTGGCGCAGCACCCCGACGGGGGCGCCAAGATGTCGGACCACAGGGAGAGGCTGAGGAACTCGGCCTGCGCCGTGTCTGAAGGCTGCACCCTGCTATCTCAGGCTTTAAGGGAGAGGTCTTCGCCCAGGACTTTACCGCCAGTGAATTCCAATTCTGTGAATTAG